From Bacillus spongiae:
AGAATAGTTTACTCGTTGCTTTGGCATTTTTGGTCGCAAGAATTTACCTTAGTTATACATGGCTTTCAAACGCTGAAAGTAAATTGATTTTTGATTTTAATATAACACCAATGTTAGAAGCGCAAGTTCAAAGCGGAACACTTCCATCTTGGTGGGCAGGTTTTATGAAGTTATTTGTTCTCCCAAATACGGCGATCTTTGAGCTTTTAGTTACTGTAGGAGAATTAAGTGTTGGGATTGCCCTCTTATTGGGGTTATTTACTCGTTTTTCCGCATTAATGGGAGCCATCATGAACTTC
This genomic window contains:
- a CDS encoding DoxX family protein, which translates into the protein MNHFIKNSLLVALAFLVARIYLSYTWLSNAESKLIFDFNITPMLEAQVQSGTLPSWWAGFMKLFVLPNTAIFELLVTVGELSVGIALLLGLFTRFSALMGAIMNFSFLMTFGSGLDLQMLIIHLTLFVFAYSAGRIGLDRYSRQYTSKWGTSIKRRLLPKNKRGKETFA